The following proteins come from a genomic window of Lolium rigidum isolate FL_2022 chromosome 5, APGP_CSIRO_Lrig_0.1, whole genome shotgun sequence:
- the LOC124658374 gene encoding GLABRA2 expression modulator-like — MQQAAGRTWSPMATEANPYAMPPPAQKSAKETVKDALSVWGRKVGEATRKAEDLSRNTWQHLRTAPSITEAAVGRIAQGTKVLAEGGHDRIFRQAFSAPPDEQLRKSYACYLSTSAGPVMGVMYLSTARVAFCSDTPLSYQPAAGDRAEWSYYKVAIPLHRLRAATPSASNLKPAEKFIQLVSVENHEFWLMGFVNYNSAVMHLQEALSGFHNLQA; from the exons ATGCAACAGGCGGCGGGGCGGACGTGGTCGCCCATGGCGACGGAGGCCAACCCCTAcgcgatgccgccgccggcgcagAAGAGTGC AAAGGAGACGGTGAAGGACGCGCTGTCGGTGTGGGGGCGCAAGGTCGGCGAGGCGACCAGGAAGGCCGAGGACCTGTCGCGCAACACATGGCAGCACC TTCGGACGGCGCCTAGCATCACGGAGGCGGCGGTGGGGAGGATCGCGCAGGGGACCAAGGTGCTGGCGGAGGGCGGCCACGACAGGATCTTCCGCCAGGCATTCAGCGCGCCGCCGGACGAGCAGCTCCGCAAGTCCTACGCATGCTACCTCTCCACCTCCGCCGGGCCCGTCATGGGGGTCATGTACCTCTCCACCGCCAGGGTCGCCTTCTGCAGCGACACCCCGCTCTCGTACCAGCCCGCCGCCGGCGACAGGGCGGAGTGGAGCTACTACAAG GTGGCGATCCCTCTGCACCGGCTGAGGGCGGCAACCCCGTCGGCCAGCAACCTCAAGCCAGCCGAGAAGTTCATCCAGCTCGTGTCCGTGGAGAACCACGAGTTCTGGCTCATGGGCTTCGTCAACTACAACAGCGCCGTCATGCACCTCCAAGAAGCTCTCAGCGGCTTCCACAATTTGCAAGCGTGA